One Mya arenaria isolate MELC-2E11 chromosome 7, ASM2691426v1 genomic window carries:
- the LOC128239962 gene encoding uncharacterized protein LOC128239962, giving the protein MGWCSNERQILLSSENQRSSDEDDLYEELNKQRSFDEDDLFVELQLQKILVQEAEDSNKQRSFDDDDLLVELQLQKILVKEAEVRKFHPDEIALRKIDGGWREKLLRLLAKEKANEKKGLGKNKNKNVRRSNAECKEDEHKQNGSSQLQKILVKEAEVR; this is encoded by the exons ATGGGATGGTGCTCGAATGAGAGGCAAATATTACTGTCCAG TGAAAATCAGAGAAGTTCTGATGAAGACGACTTATATGAAGAACT TAACAAACAGAGAAGCTTTGATGAAGATGACTTATTTGTGGAACT TCAGCTTCAAAAGATCCTGGTACAAGAGGCAGAAGATAG TAACAAACAGAGAAGCTTTGATGACGATGACTTACTTGTCGAACT TCAGCTTCAAAAGATCCTGGTAAAAGAGGCAGAAGTTAG AAAATTCCATCCTGATGAAATCGCCCTACGAAAAATAGATGGGGGCTGGCGTGAAAAGCTGTTAAGACTTTTGGCTAAAGAGAAAGCGAATGAAAAGAAAGGGCTGGGAAAGAACAAGAATAAAAATGTGCGACGGTCAAAC GCCGAATGTAAGGAAGACGAACACAAACAAAATGGAAGCTC TCAGCTTCAAAAGATCCTCGTAAAAGAGGCAGAAGTTAGGTAA